The Equus quagga isolate Etosha38 chromosome 10, UCLA_HA_Equagga_1.0, whole genome shotgun sequence genome includes a region encoding these proteins:
- the AKAP4 gene encoding A-kinase anchor protein 4 isoform X2 has protein sequence MSDHIDWLHSHRDVCKVDLYSQTGQQDQSRRKVICFVDVSTLTAEDKDSKDAGGSNSDGGLNLENLKEKEIIVIKDTEKQDQSKTEGSVCLFKQTPSDHICVFNCLLNDLQKYALGFQHALSPSASSCKHKVGETEGKFHKLPSGNCYRVYADQLNMDYVTNGPQSRHLEMTAAKNTNNNQSPSTPSPKSPNTQRAVISPGGECSMDDLSFYINRLSSLVIQMASKEIKEKLERRNKCFHYSIYPPPGDKGKNSPHSALSKIASEMAHDAVEVTSAEMRGTGEDSRDGGRKTFMYSELSNKSKSGDKQMFQRDSKEFVDSISKGLMVYANQVASDMMFSVMKTLKVHSSGKPIPACVVLKRVLLKHTKEIVSDLIDSCMKNLHNITGVLMTDSDFVSAVKRNLFNHGKQNAADIMEAMLKRLVGALLGEKKETKSQSVSYASLKAGSQDPKCKNQSLEFSAMKAEMKGKDQGKMRPEQCKSLTSAEKVGEHILKESLTMWNQKQGNQGKMTGKACANREEKREKISPSTDSLAKDLIVSALMLIQYHLTQQAKGKDLYEEDCPGSSTSYTAQSAQYEKCGSGQTAKALSMKHLESRGAPGPSTSLKENQHVNCQKLDMSNIVLTLIQKLLGESSFNCDDISEGENKHSEPSTNKGTSMFKRPDRGEEQCQENQELDFASGLKQVNRQFIDQLVESVMKLCLIMAKYGNNGAALAELEEQAASVNNANYQASGSRRSQSGVMPQNYQDSSGPQVIINNHCSTSSLQKQLQAVLQWIAASQFNIPTLYFMGDDDGQLEKLPKVSAKAAEKGYSVGNLLQEVMKFAKEQQLDEAVGNVARKQLLDWLLTNL, from the exons atgTCTGATCATATTGACTGGTTACACAGCCATAGGGACGTGTGCAAGGTAGATCTCTACAGCCAAACGGGACAGCAAGATCAGAGCCGCCGGAAAGTG ATATGCTTTGTCGATGTGTCTACCTTGACAGCAGAAGATAAAGATTCCAAG GATGCTGGTGGTTCCAATTCAGACGGTGGCTTAAACCTGgagaatctgaaagaaaaagagattattgTGATCAAGGATACTGAAAAGCAAGACCAGTCTAAG acgGAGGGATCTGTGTGCCTTTTCAAACAAACTCCCTCTGATCACATATGTGTCTTCAACTGTCTTCTCAATGATCTCCAGAAGTATGCTTTGGGTTTCCAACATGCACTGAGCCCCTCAGCCTCTAGCTGTAAGCATAAAGTAGGAGAAACAGAGGGTAAATTCCATAAATTACCCTCTGGGAACTGCTACAGAGTCTATGCTGATCAGCTGAACATGGATTATGTGACCAACGGACCTCAAAGCCGACATCTAGAAATGACAGCAGCCAAAAACACCAACAATAACCAGAGCCCTTCCACTCCCTCACCCAAATCTCCTAACACTCAGAGGGCAGTTATCTCTCCTGGTGGCGAATGTTCCATGGACGACCTTTCATTCTATATCAACCGACTATCTTCTTTGGTAATCCAGATGGCCAGTAAAGAAATCAAGGAGAAGTTGGAACGTAGAAACAAATGCTTTCATTATTCAATCTATCCACCTCCTGGGGACAAAGGGAAGAACAGCCCCCACAGTGCTTTGAGCAAGATCGCTTCTGAAATGGCCCATGATGCTGTAGAAGTGACCTCTGCAGAAATGCGGGGCACTGGGGAGGACAGCAGAGATGGCGGGCGGAAAACCTTTATGTATAGTGAGTTATCCAACAAGAGCAAGAGCGGAGACAAACAGATGTTCCAAAGAGATAGCAAGGAATTCGTAGACTCCATTAGCAAAGGACTCATGGTTTACGCAAATCAAGTGGCTTCTGACATGATGTTCTCCGTTATGAAGACCTTGAAAGTGCATAGCTCTGGGAAGCCGATCCCAGCCTGTGTGGTGCTGAAGAGAGTGTTGTTAAAACACACCAAGGAAATTGTGTCCGATTTGATTGATTCCTGCATGAAGAACCTACATAACATCACTGGGGTCCTGATGACTGACTCAGACTTTGTCTCAGCTGTCAAGAGAAATCTTTTCAACCACGGGAAACAAAATGCGGCAGATATCATGGAGGCCATGCTGAAGCGCCTGGTCGGTGCCCTACTTGGCGAGAAGAAGGAGACTAAATCACAGAGTGTCTCGTATGCATCCTTGAAAGCTGGGTCCCAAGATCCCAAGTGCAAGAACCAAAGTCTCGAATTCTCAGCCATGAAAGCTGAAATGAAGGGGAAGGACCAGGGCAAAATGAGACCAGAGCAGTGCAAGTCCTTGACCAGTGCTGAGAAAGTCGGTGAACACATCCTTAAGGAGAGCCTGACCATGTGGAATCAAAAGCAGGGAAACCAAGGCAAGATGACTGGCAAAGCATGTGCcaatagagaggaaaaaagagaaaagatcagcCCTTCCACAGATTCACTCGCGAAGGACTTGATTGTCTCCGCTCTTATGCTGATCCagtaccatttgacccagcaggCCAAGGGCAAAGATCTATATGAAGAAGACTGTCCTGGTTCTTCCACAAGCTACACAGCTCAGAGTGCCCAATACGAAAAGTGTGGAAGTGGCCAAACTGCCAAGGCTCTTTCAATGAAACATCTAGAGTCTCGTGGAGCTCCTGGACCCTCCACCTCTCTAAAGGAGAATCAACATGTGAACTGCCAGAAGCTGGATATGTCAAACATTGTTCTGACGCTGATTCAGAAACTGCTTGGTGAGAGCTCGTTCAACTGTGATGATATATCTGAAGGTGAGAACAAGCATTCTGAGCCCAGTACAAACAAAGGAACTTCCATGTTCAAGAGGCCTGACAGAGGGGAAGAACAATGCCAGGAGAATCAAGAACTTGACTTTGCCAGTGGGCTGAAGCAAGTGAACCGGCAATTTATAGATCAACTTGTGGAATCGGTGATGAAGCTGTGCCTTATCATGGCTAAGTACGGCAACAATGGGGCAGCCCTTGCTGAGTTGGAAGAACAAGCAGCCTCGGTGAACAACGCCAATTACCAGGCCAGTGGCTCCAGACGTAGTCAGAGTGGTGTGATGCCACAGAACTATCAAGACTCTTCTGGGCCCCAAGTCATCATCAATAATCATTGCTCAACAAGTAGCTTGCAGAAGCAGCTCCAGGCGGTCCTTCAGTGGATTGCGGCCTCCCAATTTAACATCCCTACGCTCTACTTCATGGGAGATGATGATGGACAACTGGAGAAG
- the AKAP4 gene encoding A-kinase anchor protein 4 isoform X1, producing MKHEDGFQEARQRFLSKLSQFLETIHKSFRFLFFLFQMSDHIDWLHSHRDVCKVDLYSQTGQQDQSRRKVICFVDVSTLTAEDKDSKDAGGSNSDGGLNLENLKEKEIIVIKDTEKQDQSKTEGSVCLFKQTPSDHICVFNCLLNDLQKYALGFQHALSPSASSCKHKVGETEGKFHKLPSGNCYRVYADQLNMDYVTNGPQSRHLEMTAAKNTNNNQSPSTPSPKSPNTQRAVISPGGECSMDDLSFYINRLSSLVIQMASKEIKEKLERRNKCFHYSIYPPPGDKGKNSPHSALSKIASEMAHDAVEVTSAEMRGTGEDSRDGGRKTFMYSELSNKSKSGDKQMFQRDSKEFVDSISKGLMVYANQVASDMMFSVMKTLKVHSSGKPIPACVVLKRVLLKHTKEIVSDLIDSCMKNLHNITGVLMTDSDFVSAVKRNLFNHGKQNAADIMEAMLKRLVGALLGEKKETKSQSVSYASLKAGSQDPKCKNQSLEFSAMKAEMKGKDQGKMRPEQCKSLTSAEKVGEHILKESLTMWNQKQGNQGKMTGKACANREEKREKISPSTDSLAKDLIVSALMLIQYHLTQQAKGKDLYEEDCPGSSTSYTAQSAQYEKCGSGQTAKALSMKHLESRGAPGPSTSLKENQHVNCQKLDMSNIVLTLIQKLLGESSFNCDDISEGENKHSEPSTNKGTSMFKRPDRGEEQCQENQELDFASGLKQVNRQFIDQLVESVMKLCLIMAKYGNNGAALAELEEQAASVNNANYQASGSRRSQSGVMPQNYQDSSGPQVIINNHCSTSSLQKQLQAVLQWIAASQFNIPTLYFMGDDDGQLEKLPKVSAKAAEKGYSVGNLLQEVMKFAKEQQLDEAVGNVARKQLLDWLLTNL from the exons ATGAAACACGAAGACGGGTTTCAGGAAGCCCGCCAGAGATTCTTATCCAAACTGAGCCAGTTTCTAGAAACCATACATAAgtctttcagatttcttttctttctctttcagatgTCTGATCATATTGACTGGTTACACAGCCATAGGGACGTGTGCAAGGTAGATCTCTACAGCCAAACGGGACAGCAAGATCAGAGCCGCCGGAAAGTG ATATGCTTTGTCGATGTGTCTACCTTGACAGCAGAAGATAAAGATTCCAAG GATGCTGGTGGTTCCAATTCAGACGGTGGCTTAAACCTGgagaatctgaaagaaaaagagattattgTGATCAAGGATACTGAAAAGCAAGACCAGTCTAAG acgGAGGGATCTGTGTGCCTTTTCAAACAAACTCCCTCTGATCACATATGTGTCTTCAACTGTCTTCTCAATGATCTCCAGAAGTATGCTTTGGGTTTCCAACATGCACTGAGCCCCTCAGCCTCTAGCTGTAAGCATAAAGTAGGAGAAACAGAGGGTAAATTCCATAAATTACCCTCTGGGAACTGCTACAGAGTCTATGCTGATCAGCTGAACATGGATTATGTGACCAACGGACCTCAAAGCCGACATCTAGAAATGACAGCAGCCAAAAACACCAACAATAACCAGAGCCCTTCCACTCCCTCACCCAAATCTCCTAACACTCAGAGGGCAGTTATCTCTCCTGGTGGCGAATGTTCCATGGACGACCTTTCATTCTATATCAACCGACTATCTTCTTTGGTAATCCAGATGGCCAGTAAAGAAATCAAGGAGAAGTTGGAACGTAGAAACAAATGCTTTCATTATTCAATCTATCCACCTCCTGGGGACAAAGGGAAGAACAGCCCCCACAGTGCTTTGAGCAAGATCGCTTCTGAAATGGCCCATGATGCTGTAGAAGTGACCTCTGCAGAAATGCGGGGCACTGGGGAGGACAGCAGAGATGGCGGGCGGAAAACCTTTATGTATAGTGAGTTATCCAACAAGAGCAAGAGCGGAGACAAACAGATGTTCCAAAGAGATAGCAAGGAATTCGTAGACTCCATTAGCAAAGGACTCATGGTTTACGCAAATCAAGTGGCTTCTGACATGATGTTCTCCGTTATGAAGACCTTGAAAGTGCATAGCTCTGGGAAGCCGATCCCAGCCTGTGTGGTGCTGAAGAGAGTGTTGTTAAAACACACCAAGGAAATTGTGTCCGATTTGATTGATTCCTGCATGAAGAACCTACATAACATCACTGGGGTCCTGATGACTGACTCAGACTTTGTCTCAGCTGTCAAGAGAAATCTTTTCAACCACGGGAAACAAAATGCGGCAGATATCATGGAGGCCATGCTGAAGCGCCTGGTCGGTGCCCTACTTGGCGAGAAGAAGGAGACTAAATCACAGAGTGTCTCGTATGCATCCTTGAAAGCTGGGTCCCAAGATCCCAAGTGCAAGAACCAAAGTCTCGAATTCTCAGCCATGAAAGCTGAAATGAAGGGGAAGGACCAGGGCAAAATGAGACCAGAGCAGTGCAAGTCCTTGACCAGTGCTGAGAAAGTCGGTGAACACATCCTTAAGGAGAGCCTGACCATGTGGAATCAAAAGCAGGGAAACCAAGGCAAGATGACTGGCAAAGCATGTGCcaatagagaggaaaaaagagaaaagatcagcCCTTCCACAGATTCACTCGCGAAGGACTTGATTGTCTCCGCTCTTATGCTGATCCagtaccatttgacccagcaggCCAAGGGCAAAGATCTATATGAAGAAGACTGTCCTGGTTCTTCCACAAGCTACACAGCTCAGAGTGCCCAATACGAAAAGTGTGGAAGTGGCCAAACTGCCAAGGCTCTTTCAATGAAACATCTAGAGTCTCGTGGAGCTCCTGGACCCTCCACCTCTCTAAAGGAGAATCAACATGTGAACTGCCAGAAGCTGGATATGTCAAACATTGTTCTGACGCTGATTCAGAAACTGCTTGGTGAGAGCTCGTTCAACTGTGATGATATATCTGAAGGTGAGAACAAGCATTCTGAGCCCAGTACAAACAAAGGAACTTCCATGTTCAAGAGGCCTGACAGAGGGGAAGAACAATGCCAGGAGAATCAAGAACTTGACTTTGCCAGTGGGCTGAAGCAAGTGAACCGGCAATTTATAGATCAACTTGTGGAATCGGTGATGAAGCTGTGCCTTATCATGGCTAAGTACGGCAACAATGGGGCAGCCCTTGCTGAGTTGGAAGAACAAGCAGCCTCGGTGAACAACGCCAATTACCAGGCCAGTGGCTCCAGACGTAGTCAGAGTGGTGTGATGCCACAGAACTATCAAGACTCTTCTGGGCCCCAAGTCATCATCAATAATCATTGCTCAACAAGTAGCTTGCAGAAGCAGCTCCAGGCGGTCCTTCAGTGGATTGCGGCCTCCCAATTTAACATCCCTACGCTCTACTTCATGGGAGATGATGATGGACAACTGGAGAAG